TTAGGATTGAGCGAAATTCGACGGTTAGGAGAAGAAGTGCgagagtataaggattatatattttactataaaggGGAAACTAAAGGACTACATGGAGTAGGTTTTATGGTCAAAAAGGAACTAAAAGAATCAATTATACAATTTAGAAGTAAATCAGAAAGAATTGCCGTTTTAGATCTGGCTTTACAAGAAGGAAAAGATCCATGGTCTATTATACAAGTGTATGCACCCACAGAACAAGCCAAGGAAGaagataaagatttattttatgcatCGCTACTGGACACCATTGAAGaaagcaacaaaaacaaaattgtaatgGGAGATTTCAACAGCCAAATAGGTTGCCAGCAAGATGGAGAAAAAAATGTCATTGGTCTCTATAGCCAAGGCAAGCGTAATAaaaacggacaaaaattaatcgATCTTTCTCTGGAATCAAATCTAAGAATAATGAACACCtactacaagaaaaaaataaacaggaaATGGACATGGATCTCACCGGAtggaaaacataaaaatgaaatagattttatattaactaacaagcctaatttatttaatgatgttaGCATTATAAATCAACTCAATTTTAGTACAAATCATAGGATGGTTAGAGCCACCTTAAAAATTACTAACAAGCGGAAAACaagaaaacacataaaaaacatATCGGATCAAATACCTATTCCAATCCCAGAAAATATACGAAATAAAGCTAAAGAACAACTAGACAACCTTAAATCGAACTATTCCATCCAAGAAAAATACAATGAACTTGAAAAAATACTAACCAAACTAAGAACCGAATTAACACATAACATGAAACGGAAAAATAAGGACAGAATAGGACATAACGCAAAGATATTAATAAACGAAAGAACAAAATTGTTAACAGATAGAAAAAAGAACATCAAAAAGATAGAAGAAATTAGTAAAAAGATCACATCAAGTATAAGACACCATAAAAAAAGACACGTCTCAACAGAATTCATTTTGAAATCGAAAAAACAGGAGGAATCAAGAGAGCaatgaataaacttaaaaatcatTCGTCTTGGATACCAAAAATGAAGGGTAAAGACAAAGGAAACAAGGAAATGGAAACGTCAAAAAGAGCATTGATCTGCAAAATCGCCACCGACTTCTTCAGGGATCTTTATAACTCAACAGAGTTATCAATATCGGCCCAAGGCCCAAACGTGGAGGAAGTCCCACACATATTAGAAGGCGAAACCATGAAAGCCATTCTAtctcaaaaaaactataaagccCCTGGTGAGGACGGAGTGACCGGCGAGCTGCTAAAGGGGATATTAGACATTTTGCTTGGCCCACTGACTAACCTATTCAATAACATCTTGGACAAGGAAGTTGTTCCAGAACAATGGACCAGGTCAACTATAGTGCTAATTCACAAAAAAGGGGACAGAGACAATATGGACAACTATAGACCAATAAGCCTAATgacaacaatttataaaatattttctaaaatcatCTTAGACCGGCTCACTAAAAGGTTAGACGAAGAACAGCCTAGAGAACAGGCGGGTTTTAGAGCTGATTTTTCAACAGTAGACCACATACATGTAGTGAAACAAGTTGTTGAAAATATAATGAGTATGGTAAATCATACTATATATCATTTATAGACTACAATAAGGCATTCGATTCCCTTTCTCACAACTACATATATAAAGCCCTTGCCAGTCaaggaatagaaaataaatatatcagacTCATTAGAAATATATACAGCAACAGCACAGCAAAAGTGAAGTTGGAAAGAATTGGAGAGGAGTTCAAAATAAAGAAAGGAGTAAGGCAAGGAGATCCTTTGTCTCCTAAACTCTTCTTAGCTGTGCTAGAAGAAATTTTTAGAAATCTACAGTGGGAAGAGTTaggaattaatataaatggATGCAAACTGACACACCTGAGATTCGCAGACGACTTAGTGCTATTTACCGATGACCCAGACACTCTACAAGAAATGCTAAACCAACTAGCATCAGAAAGCCGGAAAGCAGGTCTCACCATCAACACTTCCAAAACGAAGGTTATGACAAATAGGCATAAACAaactataaaagtaaacaaCCAAGAGATATGACGGAGAATATGTGGACGAATATGTCTATTTAGGACAAATAATCTCACCAAACATGCAGATGGACAAGGAATTGCAAAGGCGAGTGAACAACAGCTGGGCTCGATACTGGTCACTCAAAGAAGTACTAAAAAGCAAAGATATTCCAATGTCAACCAAATCCAAGGTATATAACATGTGTATTCTCCCAATCCTCACTTATGGATGTCAAACCTGGGGATTAACGAAAGCTCACCAACAGAAGCTCAAAGTATGCCAACATAGAATGGAAAGGAGCATGTTGAATATTAAGCTGAAAGACAAGTGGAGCATAAGGAAAATTAGGAAGGCCACAGGAGTAACGGATGTCCCCAGAAAGATTAAGAGGCTAAAATGGCGCTGGACTGGCCATGTAGTTAGATCCTCGAAAGAAAAATGGactaaagaaattatatctTGGTACCCTAGAGATGGCAAGAGAAAAAAAGGACGGCCACAAAAAAGGTGGGAAGATGACCTGCCAAAAGGATGGCGCAGAATAGCCAGAGACAGAGCACACTGGAGTATTCTagaggaggcctatgtccaaggACAGCCTGACTAAGCGCGCTGGTGTTACAattttttaggaataaatataacttaattaaataatagatttagtaactagtagtgtataagcaaaaatgtatttagtcagagaataaaggctatttttattttaaaaaacaaatgaactTCTTGTGTGGtgctacaatatttttatttcgctTTATCTCATCATTAttgacaaataaatgaaataaaatattcaagagGAACTAAATTTcaactatttaaaatttaatttacagttACTTATTGAATCCCTTCAAGTTATAAGGAGATTTACTCTCGACGACGATATTCGGATGGAGTTTGGGAAGGCACATGAACATGCAAGAGATTTAGGTGTTAATTTGCTGGAAACACTGACTAAGCTATTAAAAGGTAAAAAACTCatgttgttttatattaattttacacaTATCTTTGCAATATACCTAAACGCGCTATCTATTAGCTTCCACTATtgtgttattttgttttctttagaAAACATGCAAGCACCAATAGTGTCAGAGCTTATGCTAACAATGTCAACACTACTGGTGAGACATGAGCTGTGTGCGCAAGCCTATGAGGACATACTCTACACAATCTTGGCAGATAACTATGACAATGTGTCTGTTATACTTCAAGCAAGCAAACTGTGAGTATACCTTATAGTTCAATATTTCTTGTATGAAAGTATGCAACACTCTATCAATAAAGTGGGCTTGTTTTCATATCTAGGGCTTTGCTATCATAACATGTAGTCGTACATATATCAGTTAATAATACCTGTAGAGATTTGACGTTTGTGATGAGGTCTACGGACAATAGCTTAACATCATGTACTGagttaacataaaaaagtttcaaaaaCAGACAAACTAGTCTTGTTtacatgttatttatttttattattatcttttttaacACACAATTAACATAACAAGCAAATCTAGTCAgaaaggtaataaaataaaaattctaaaaatatctaaaaaccACACAACTTTTCAGCAGATTGGAAATGTGATCTCAAAAACAAACATCTCTCATTGTCCAAATAAATAGTCttcttttttactataatttCATTTTCTAGTCTTGAACGTTCGTGTATCAAATCGGCTCTCAATTTCTCTGTTTCTAAAGACCTCTTCTGCAACAGACTCATACTGTCGTTTAAATCCCTTACCTCCTCAATCAACCCTATCAAAGATCCTTCTCTACAACTTTCAACGTTTGGTCTGcagtttttaatgtttaatctCGTTTGAGCCACTTGAATCCTTTGCGAAACTTTTAACATTTCTTCGTGTAACGTTTCCAATATATTTTCAGCTTCAACAATCTTGTCCAAGGTCAAACGCAACTGATTCTCCAATTCGATTTTCACTTGCTCAGTTCGAGCTATTCTCTGGCTTAACGCCTTATTAACTCTTATGTCTTGAGAACGTAAATCTCTTGCAGAATTGATCAATACTGCGTCAACTTTTTCCCGCAACGCTTTAGACCTGTCTATGGCGGTTTTAAATTGTTCTAAAGTTGTAACAGTATACTGTTCCCACGACTGCACATTGGATTGTCCTTCAGACAGTCTCGTGGCTCCAGCTGAATCTTTAACGTTATTAGATTTCGTTTCTAAATCCGAGTTGTGGCTCTCGTATTTAAATGCCAAGTATTTGTTGCTCCAGTCTCGTTCCAATGCATGCTTTGCGGTTACGTTCATCCTCATTTGATTTTCGATGTCGCGTAACATTTCCCGATGCAATCTCTTTACGTTTTCAATGAGCACGGATTCTTTAAATAGTTCGTCCTGTGGTTCGTCGTAGACCATGTCAGATTGCATTCTGTTAGTTCTCTGATGGAGGCATTCTTCAGTTACATATTCTGGTATATTAATTGTATCCATTGCGTTTTTCAGTTGTTGTCTTAGAGCTTCTAAAGCATTTATTTCTGCATCGATGTCTTGAATAGCTCGGTCTAATTCCGATTTCCAATAGTTTATATGTCGAGTTCTATGCTTCAACTGATCAGTGCTGTCGCTGAAATCGTTGCAGGCAGTTTGGTTTACCTTTATGATGCAGTTTTTGGTAATAGACGTGTTATTATCGGTTATACCAATTATGTCTCCTTTTAACACATCTCTATTATGTCTATCCCAGTTTTTCATAGTTGTCAAACCGAAGTTTTTGTCACCGAACGACAGATAATCGCCGTCTTTATAAGAAGCCATTATATTGCAGAATATATTTGATGATGATCAAAGTTAGAGGTCAAAGTTGGAGTACtatcgatttaatatttatgtttgtttccatgacaaaataaatacttagcaACCAGTTAAATAGGCGGAGTACCTGCCGGTTACGCAAGTATcgattttacaaattaatacaTACGGtcatgttttgtttataaaattgcaGAAAATCTGTCAATACTATTAATGATTATCGCCCCTTAAGGGCAACTTAAATGGAGATAGTTTCTCGCAAGTTTTGGTTCGATCTCGATCTAAATGGACCTTAACCCTTAAattcataataacatttctTTTGCAGTATAACTGCGTTGGCCGGCAACGATGATGTCAAACGACAACTTGTCAAAAGTGGAATTGTGCCTATCATCGTTTCTCTACTCAAAAGGCATTGTGTgagtaacaattatttttagcttCTTCACGGTGACTCGCAACGAAGCCTTCTACTACTCTACTGATGCAGTTAACATTATACTGGTATAAGGCTATTAGCCCATTTATGTTCAGCTAGTGTTAATTCGAGTTGTTTTTTGTAGAGCAATGCAGCGGCCGCGTCACTTATACTCAAGTGTATATCGGCTTTATGTCTGCGTGAAGCGGAACATGGGAGGATGTTCCTTGAGAACGGTGTCGCTGAGGTGATAGTGGAGTGTCTCACCGTACATGCCGATAATCCAAGCGTTCAGGTCAGCACTTTAAGCACGTTGTtgtgattattttatatacgttaatataatttaacttaacTTCAGAGCTACGTTTATCAATCAAATTATTGAGGTGCAACTTTTTTACATTGCCTCAAACTTTTTCGTACATCTATTGCATTTCGCGTGATGGTCGGTCGCGGAGTAGGGGTAGAGTGAAAGGCCGAACTCCTTTCACTTTACCCCTACTCCGCGGCCTGCTCACTTTATTCATTACGACATACATATTTTCTTTCGGGGGATAAACTGATACCTTATCCATTAAAAAGACACACAATATTATGTACGTATCAGTACATTACGTATGTATCTACTATTAAGTCAACGCGACTGACTGCATGCCGAGCGCATTCCGAGATCAAGGAGCGTAGACATAGCTCGCGCTTTGTCCATTTTATGTTTAGTTGGAATACTGTATACACATAATATTACCGTGCTCGCGGCTTCGTTCTTCTGCGTAGAATACCTGCAGCTTTAGTGGTAGGTACAAGATTTGCCCGCTAACAATAGAGGGATCGGTTTTCGAGTATAGAAATATGTATCTTAGTTGCATTCCGTTAAAGCTAAATTTGTGTTAGCAGTTAGTTaaattttctgagttatgtacGCTTTCGTttatacggtgaaggaaaacatcgcgaggaaagtTGCATGACCTGAAAGtcctttataatgttctcaaaggcgtgtgaagtcttacAATCCGCACTTAACAAGGTAGACTACGCcataaacccttttcattctgggaggaggcccgtgccttTTAATGGGTGATTCTTATGGTCCCGTTATTCATGTTGCCATTTTCCTAAAAAACTAGCAGGCTAATTTAGAACCGTTTCTTGCAGTACACTAGTAACAGAACATTAGCGCCGTGTTTACATCATATGATGTGTCTTAAGATTATAGTGCAATTGGTTCTTTTGATTGTagattcagaaaaaaaaaatcgacatTCTTAAATTTCCCCGTGATGAAATACGTAATCCGTGATGTGAACTTTGTGTATGTTATGTTTTCAGAAAAACGGTTGTTGGGCAATCCGCAACATGGTGGCTAGGCACAAGGATCACAATCCCAAATTCCACGAGCTGGGAATCGAAGCCGTACTCAATAAAAGTTACTGCCAGTTCGCGAAAGATTTCGGCTTCGACATAAAATCTGCTTTGAGGGATTTGGATTGCGATGTTAAGTTCGACGAGCAATGGACGGGGAAAGGGGTACAGATTGATGAGTAAATGAACACCAACAAAGTGAGCATGTATTTAGGTACACGGAGATTTGTTGAATCGCATATGTATATGAGCTGACTCTGCCTATGCGGACGCAAATTGTTCTGGATCCCGAAATAAACAGGCTTATAAAAAAAGCCATTAAGCATGATGAcagttacaaataattaatcgctccaatattttatttatctacttagCTTTAATTTATCTATGTCGTCACTAGTGCAGACATGACTTGAAGAGcgggaaatataaatataattgccaatacttttaatttctgcacaaagaagatattttttggatatagttGATACAGCCGAACTTCAAAACGCAGTTTTTCTAATTTAGTCATCATGTCTATTACAACTATTATACCTACTCCTTGATTCACAAAGGAGTGTCCATTTGTGGACCCAGactggtaaataaaataaaaaataacaaaatgtattGAATCGATCACAACAGATGCCTTATAATTGGAAAGTTTTTTATGCcgattatttcatttttactaGTACTCTTGAGGCTTCGAAATTATTAGATAAATAGTTTCCCTCAGACTTGTTTCCTTCccatatacttatttaatatggTTCGCTTGTTGTGCGGCTTTTTGGTTGCTGTCTTATTCAGTAAAAAACCGATTTGCACGAAAGACTGATTCGTTTGTCCAATCTAAAATAGCCATTCTGATGTACTATACTAGAAAACATGTTCGTATATCCAAGAAGGACGGGACGTAGCCAACATGACTTACCCAATTTGCAGCCGAGTGTCAAGCTAGCCGCCAGTCGGTCCTCAAATATTTATCTAATTAGTCCGACCCGTAACAATAAAACTGAGCTCAAGAGCGTTCTTTGACTTTGCTTAGACTTAACTGTTAAAAAGAAACGAATTTATGTCGAACACTTAACTGTCTCTTTTAAACTGTCTCTAAAGTCAAAGTACACTTTAAATTTTAGGCTTAGTGTGCCAGTCTGTCTACAGGATAATTAGGTTAAAAAAACTCTCTAACTATGTAACAACttcaaaattataactaaagACTTTTTCACATATACCTTTTCTTACACTTcgtattctaataataaaatgctTTTCTAATTTgttagtgttttatttaaactgatCGAATAATCTGTTACTTACTCATTTACGTAAGCCTGCAAACAGGGTTAATCGGACAATGATGAGTTTACCTTAAGTCACATAATATTAGCTAGAACAACCTTATTCTTAGTGCCATTTCCTTTGAAGGTTTTCCTTATATTATTTCAAGTCATTAAGTAACAATTAGCTTTGACATTCAAGTCATCGTCACACAGTTCACAGGAATCAATGGTTTTTCAGacagcaatttaatatcaactcccataaaaaaaaccatctaGGTTCATAAAAACCTACCTATCTACTAAAATATTACACGAACAAAATGACATACTGCATGGtaaaaacatgcagcgactGCTTAACTAAAGTGAGAAAAGATGATGGCGTATCCTACTTCTAGTAAGTAAAcgattgtttttgtatttaaatttgcatttaaTCTGAAAACCCATCACGAACTAATCGAAATGAACAAAAATATCATATCTGTCCTTTTCGTCTGAGTTGCACTGCATATACAAAAAAAGACCAACTACTAGAAAATAAAACTatcatgtaaaatatttaataatatttattttaaaaaatgtatacaataaaaatagttgTACATACTTTTCCgagaatattaattaactattttattaatacattgtAAAACACTAcataaatatattgataaaatgCAATGTTACAGAACAAAATAAGCCAACGGCATTACTAAAATTCGACTGGAAACACTTTATACCTATCTCACGCCACGCCACGTATTTCGAGTTATGTCAAATCTTAATATTTTCTTTGAGCGGTTTTTCGGAAGTTTCAAAGATAGTATAAAATTGTTCATGGATCGTTTTGGACAGTTTTGTGTTATATTGTCCTTTAAGTAGGGATTCAGACAAAGTTGCCGGAACTTATTAAAATTACCAAAATATCGaactttcataaaattattacataatttatctaatgatcatgatatattaattatgaCTATCAATGAAGAAAGCTTTTGGTTTTTTAGGTCTTTCAATTCCAATCGTAAGACATTTATGAAACCTAAATGCGATTCAAATTACCTGATTGCGTActtaaaatacgtttttaaGAGAGCTGTGTTGTTCAAAAACTTaagtgaaatattttaaagttattgagaagtatatataaaatcaaaataactaaattatcGAACTAAAATGAATCCAATCATTTATGTAATTTACGTAAAATTATACAAACTAAGtaattcttaattaaaaaaagaaatatcaataaaaaaaagcattgtgATTAATATTAATCCCAGGTCCcaggtttatttaattttgttcttttttacaaaTGAGCCCcagactgcaatttcacctggaggtaagtgatgatgcaatctaagacggtagcggacATTTACTTTACGTgtcatcataccggaacgctaacgcgcttggcggcacttctttgtaGGTAGGGCAGTCCGTGGTAGCCAGATACGGTCGAAGCTCTCCACCAGAGCAACGacgagaaaattaaaaaaatatattagaaaaaaaaataccgggGTTATCGAACCTGAGACCTCACCAATGCAGACCATAGCGCTTACCACTGCTCCAAGGAGGTCGTCATATATTTCTAAATTAGCTTAGGTCTGGTGCAGTGTAAGACTTCAGAGCGTGACTTTAAAACTAGATCTTACGGTGAGATCATCGCAATACCTTGGCTTGtgatctattaaaaaaaaaaaaacaattatatgaATGTATAACTTTGCGTTTCAAATATATGTTTCCACCATAAACGTTGTGGACATTATTGTGATTATGTAATGAAAACAGATTTGGCAACTTTTCTTTGATAcccgttattatttttattatttttatttaatgtccTTGGATGAACTCCCTCCCTGGGTTGGGctaaactgtattttttatacaaacaaacattgacagatggctcacctgatggaaacCTAGGTAGGTGGAAaactattgcctataaacaaaacagcacttcgcagggcatgcaagaaacacgtcctacgaAGTGCCGCTGTGTGTCAATTGCTCTGGGTATTTACCAACCCCTAGAAAAACCACGCTCTAGTGACCGAAACAGAAATTCATCTCGGCGGCACAAATAACTTCGCGTTAGTACTACCCCcaacgagttctgtcacaaagagCTCTGCTActaccataaataataaattgtaggtTGTTTGGTTTTTTCATCgggaaattcttagtaccagtccAAAATTTAGCAGTTCTCAACCCCTTGAGAGAACGTTAAGCCGTCAATCCGGGTCATTATAACCTCACCGGCAGCAGAACTATAGAAAATTATGACACAACATTATTGTAATGATTATAACTACGAACACCACCACCCACCATATTACTTTAACCATGACCCACGGTCAAAACTAAAGCTGGATTCTTTGGGAAACGACTTCGCTCTGCGTGTAACACACTATTTCAACATAGTTAACAAGGACGCTGCGTGGAGCACAAAGGCACGGAGAATATTTATATCACAGTCATATATTTCTTATTCTCTTATCTTATTAACTTAGTGGTTAGACGCAATATCAATGGTAGACTTTCGTCGCGGCCGATATGATTCGCGCTTATAAACATAACGCTTTAGAAGCCTCGCAAAAACGTTTTTATGAATTGTTTATCCCCCATGGCAGATACATTACGCCGACTCGACATGGATTTTATGTGTTATAGTGATAACGTAAAGCATGCCATGACAGACGCGTCTGGGCGTCGCAACGAGAGATTTTTGACAATCAATGCGTCGCGGCTAATACAACAATCCTTACACTATAAATATGAAACGTTTGCAATTATTTCTCGACGGACGCAACGTGAATTAAGTCTCATTATGATAAAGTGAAGCTTCTGAAACCCTCGCGACAGACGTTTGAGTTTTTTTCCATTACTGTCGCGTTTTATCGGCCGCGACCGGTATTTgacgtaaaaaaaacaaatactattAAGTGTCAATAAAACacataagtacattaaaaaCTAGGGTCAAATAAAAcgttaacattaattttaatataacaatcaAATGAATCATAAATATACCGACgccgataaataaaattaatcggGACGGGACTTTTCGAAGTCTGCAGTTTTATAGATTTATAGGTTACTACGActaatttaattgtacaaaaaactaaaactaaactgaCATGACTAAAATTAATGTCATACTTTTCACAGCATGATTGTGACTGCCGTCAAGTTGGATAACTCTGCTTTTAACGGAACTTTAAAATTCAACagaatatttaatagttttttcttttcttattaaTAAGTGTACTTTCGCTTTTACTGTACCTAACTCAGTATTACGCGAATTTCTGGATTCTTAAGTGTGACATTTGGTAAAAATTTGTAAGGCGATATATTTGAGGTTTGTAAAATACTAACCACTACATTTAACAGTAACAGGTATAAACAAGGCCTTAAGTAGATTATTAAGTATTACAAAACTGCAAGCATTGCAAACATCGTTTAGGTAcatgtaaataagtt
This sequence is a window from Pararge aegeria chromosome 1, ilParAegt1.1, whole genome shotgun sequence. Protein-coding genes within it:
- the LOC120637889 gene encoding armadillo repeat-containing protein 6 homolog gives rise to the protein MVRVITQETYDDVVKENIDEFDMTPEEAVKEAVAQFEAQGVDLSNIIKDLALSSSDNHLVSIAVGKLKELCSETENDTQIIQELEVLMTECNKDIAHRVRAGKEGAYNTLIDVLDVKLKGYTQEQNKGNQTLIVKTLNCLTALMEMQPDLLDEKGINIIKSILDSVENESILLSTLQWISVCCIKHEMNRQMIFNKNITGNLKNLLKRKGNKRLLIESLQVIRRFTLDDDIRMEFGKAHEHARDLGVNLLETLTKLLKENMQAPIVSELMLTMSTLLVRHELCAQAYEDILYTILADNYDNVSVILQASKLITALAGNDDVKRQLVKSGIVPIIVSLLKRHCSNAAAASLILKCISALCLREAEHGRMFLENGVAEVIVECLTVHADNPSVQKNGCWAIRNMVARHKDHNPKFHELGIEAVLNKSYCQFAKDFGFDIKSALRDLDCDVKFDEQWTGKGVQIDE
- the LOC120637896 gene encoding tektin-3-like, translating into MASYKDGDYLSFGDKNFGLTTMKNWDRHNRDVLKGDIIGITDNNTSITKNCIIKVNQTACNDFSDSTDQLKHRTRHINYWKSELDRAIQDIDAEINALEALRQQLKNAMDTINIPEYVTEECLHQRTNRMQSDMVYDEPQDELFKESVLIENVKRLHREMLRDIENQMRMNVTAKHALERDWSNKYLAFKYESHNSDLETKSNNVKDSAGATRLSEGQSNVQSWEQYTVTTLEQFKTAIDRSKALREKVDAVLINSARDLRSQDIRVNKALSQRIARTEQVKIELENQLRLTLDKIVEAENILETLHEEMLKVSQRIQVAQTRLNIKNCRPNVESCREGSLIGLIEEVRDLNDSMSLLQKRSLETEKLRADLIHERSRLENEIIVKKKTIYLDNERCLFLRSHFQSAEKLCGF